A genomic region of Micropterus dolomieu isolate WLL.071019.BEF.003 ecotype Adirondacks linkage group LG11, ASM2129224v1, whole genome shotgun sequence contains the following coding sequences:
- the plb1 gene encoding phospholipase B1, membrane-associated: MSMLCSPIPAPLSPSSSVHTLRPVDISAVYVLGIPLSHRDEASRVVNTVAELLSMFNPGVIAQHVDQTSLQPRSLLEEAEELSLSLSHQVTDWKLVLLFVSADSMCVRSPHVDVDVKAVVQEVEEALQLLQKMLHNTLVHVVVWSTHDQQDNINQRLHKATLLKILQDSLSHVLEHQNWHSKRVDFTAVMQPAPVILEPIQDSDPNQLAVQLWTNLLQPSTGQAEVMDINTITIPCPTQERPFLRTQKNSPIDRDSKAFTLKDPVMGTEIPCTDRSPSPITPASVHELRPGDIKVVAAVGDSLTAANGVGAKTDNLLLVINEYRGLSWSIGGDENITTVTTLPNILKQFNPSLTGFSEGVGKEDTPKAFLNQAVAGANSGDMVRQVRVLVDKMKTDSSIDFHNDWKVITMFIGGNDICDFCTDSVFFSPRNVVSRIRQALDILHSEVPRAMVNLVELLNVVPLRDLHKDKGLGCPTWFVNLVCPCVLKPKEGSSELQKVNEINKAYQHAMKELIDSGRYNTHDNFTVVVQPFIREVVLPTLKDGRPDRSYFSPDCFHLSQKSHTLMARALWNNMLEAVGNKTFTQDFTAGIALKCPSETNPFFRTAVNSNYTFPGPPPTPAPVKNWGSDFSCVNTAPSNSVPTSAHRLRPADIKVVAALGDSITAGFGAKAKNLLQLKTEYRGVSWSIGGDQSLETVTTLPNILKKFNPKIKGVSKGQGKWQTGFNMAVSGAKISGIPGQIRSLIDTMKNDSTVDFENDWKLVTLFIGGNDLCQYCNDRASLSPQNYSHHMMTSLDMLYKEVPRTIVNVLEILEIEGLRRIKRDSLGCSVLQKYVCPCFLLAGEDSPELAEVKRINRELQVETEKLVYGGRYDDREDFAVVAQPFFKNSIVPLNADGRPDTTYFSEDCFHFSERGHADMAAALWNNMLEPVGKKQTYNNFTNARNNIKCPTEEHPYIFTKVNSLPSLTTTTAPRTDSTALPHSSSAPTAHSTGQPLTSDCTDHVPVWLAAVLAVLGLLIGWAVTWLLLSCRTKRSKKMMIAAVEMKGSAF; the protein is encoded by the exons ATGTCAATGCTCTGCTCACCAATACCAGCCCCCTTATCCCCGTCCTCTTCAG TTCACACTCTGAGACCAGTAGATATCTCCGCCGTTTATGTCTTGGGAATTCCTCTCTCACACAG GGATGAAGCATCCAGAGTGGTCAACACAGTAGCTG AGTTGCTGTCCATGTTTAACCCTGGAGTGATCGCTCAACATGTGGATCAGACCTCATTGCAGCCCAG aagCTTGTTGGAGGAAGCTGAGGAACTGTCACTCTCCCTTTCACATCAG GTGACAGACTGGAAGTTGGTGCTGTTGTTTGTCTCGGCAGATTCCATGTGTGTCCGTTCACCACAT gtTGATGTAGATGTTAAAGCTGTTGTACAGGAAGTAGAAGAAGCTCTGCAGTTGTTGCAGAAAATG TTGCATAACACTTTAGTTCATGTCGTGGTCTGGAGCACACATGATCAACAGGACAA cataaACCAACGACTACATAAAGCTACTCTTCTGAAAATCCTCCAG GACTCTCTAAGTCATGTCTTGGAGCATCAAAATTGGCACAGCAAAAGGGTGGACTTCACTGCTGTGATGCAGCCTGCCCCAGTTATCCTTGAACCCATACAAGATTCT GACCCAAACCAATTAGCTGTTCAGCTTTGGACAAACCTC CTTCAGCCATCGACAGGTCAGGCAGAGGTCATGGACATCAACACTATTACTATTCCTTGCCCTACCCAG GAGCGACCTTTCCTGCGGACACAGAAAAATTCCCCCATTGACAGAGACAGCAAAGCCTTCACACTAAAAGATCCT GTTATGGGTACTGAGATACCTTGCACGGACCGCAGTCCATCTCCCATTACACCTGCTTCag TTCATGAACTCAGACCTGGAGATATCAAGGTGGTGGCCGCAGTAGGAGACTCTTTAACA GCAGCCAATGGTGTGGGCGCAAAGACAGACAACCTTCTGTTAGTGATTAATGAGTACAGAGGACTTTCATGGAG cATTGGCGGTGATGAAAACATTACAACTGTGACCACACTGCCAA ACATCCTGAAGCAGTTTAACCCCTCCCTGACCGGCTTCTCAGAGGGAGTAGGTAAGGAGGACACTCCTAAAGCCTTCCTCAATCAGGCTGTGGCCGGAGCAAACAGTGG tgatatggtGCGACAGGTGCGTGTCCTAGTGGACAAAATGAAAACTGATTCG AGCATCGATTTCCACAACGACTGGAAAGTGATCACCATGTTTATTGGAGGCAATGACATATGTGACTTCTGCACAGATAGC GTCTTTTTTTCACCCAGGAATGTGGTCAGTCGTATCCGCCAAGCTCTGGACATCCTACATAGTGAA GTGCCTCGCGCCATGGTCAATCTGGTAGAGCTGTTAAATGTTGTACCATTGCGGGATCTGCACAAAGATAAAGGTTTGGGCTGCCCCACCTGGTTTGTAAA tttagtttgcCCCTGTGTACTGAAGCCTAAAGAGGGATCCTCTGAACTCCAGAAGGTCAATGAGATCAATAAAGCCTATCAG CATGCTATGAAAGAGCTGATTGACTCTGGGCGGTATAACACACACGATAACTTCACTGTGGTAGTGCAGCCATTCATCAGGGAGGTCGTCCTTCCCACTTTAAAG GATGGCCGGCCTGATCGCTCATACTTTTCACCTGACTGTTTTCACCTCAGCCAGAAATCTCACACTCTCATGGCTCGGGCTCTTTGGAACAACATG TTAGAGGCAGTGGGCAACAAGACTTTTACACAAGACTTCACAGCTGGCATTGCTCTGAAGTGTCCCTCTGAG ACCAACCCATTTTTTAGGACTGCTGTCAACAGCAACTACACCTTTCCAGGCCCTCCCCCCACTCCTGCTCCTGTGAAA AACTGGGGCAGTGACTTTTCCTGTGTTAACACAGCTCCATCCAACTCTGTGCCCACGTCAG cTCACAGGTTACGACCAGCAGACATAAAAGTGGTGGCTGCTTTAGGAGACTCTATAACG GCCGGCTTTGGTGCTAAGGCAAAGAATCTGCTGCAGCTAAAAACTGAGTACAGAGGGGTGTCATGGAG CATTGGTGGAGATCAATCTCTTGAGACTGTCACAACATTACCTA ATATCCTTAAGAAGTTCAACCCTAAAATCAAAGGAGTGTCAAAGGGACAGGGGAAATGGCAGACTGGCTTCAACATGGCTGTATCTGGAGCTAAAATATC AGGAATCCCAGGGCAGATCAGAAGCCTGATtgataccatgaaaaatgactct ACGGTGGATTTTGAGAATGACTGGAAGTTGGTGACCCTCTTCATTGGAGGCAATGACCTATGTCAGTACTGCAATGACCGT GCCTCTTTGTCACCTCAGAACTACAGCCATCATATGATGACCAGCTTGGATATGCTCTACAAAGAG GTTCCCAGGACGATTGTCAACGTCTTGGAGATCCTGGAAATTGAAGGCCTTCGCAGGATCAAAAGGGATAGTCTTGGCTGCAGTGTGTTACAAAA GTATGTCTGCCCGTGCTTCTTGTTAGCAGGAGAGGACTCCCCAGAGCTGGCTGAAGTAAAACGGATCAATCGAGAGCTACAG GTTGAGACAGAAAAATTGGTGTACGGAGGCCGCTATGATGACAGAGAGGACTTTGCTGTGGTCGCACAGCCCTTTTTTAAGAACTCCATTGTTCCTTTGAATGCT GACGGCAGACCTGACACCACCTACTTTTCTGAGGACTGTTTCCACTTCAGTGAACGGGGACATGCTGACATGGCTGCAGCTCTGTGGAATAACATG TTGGAGCCAGTGGGTAAAAAACAGACATACAACAATTTCACAAATGCCAGAAATAACATCAAGTGCCCCACTGAG GAGCATCCTTACATCTTCACAAAGGTGAACAGCCTACCCAGTCTGACCACTACAACAGCACCCAGAACAGACAGCACAGCTTTACCTCACAGCTCCTCAGCACCCACAGCGCACAGCACAGGCCAGCCACTCACCTCTGATTGCACGGACCATGTGCCAGTATGGCTCGCTGCTGTGCTGGCCGTATTGggtcttctgattggctgggcTGTCACCTGgctcctcctctcctgcagaACCAAGAGAAGCAAGAAGATGATGATTGCTGCAGTGGAGATGAAGGGCAGTGCGTTTTAA
- the LOC123979061 gene encoding protein yippee-like 5, producing MGRIFLDHIGGTRLFSCANCDTILTNRSELISTRFTGATGRAFLFNKVVNLQYSEVQDRVMLTGRHMVRDVSCKNCNSKLGWIYEFATEDSQRYKEGRVILERALVRESEGFEEHVPSDNS from the exons ATGGGGCGCATCTTCTTGGACCACATTGGCGGAACACGCCTCTTCTCCTGTGCCAACTGTGACACCATCTTGACTAACAGGTCTGAGCTCATCTCAACACGTTTCACTGGAGCCACAGGCAGAGCTTTCCTCTTCAACAAG GTGGTGAACCTCCAGTATAGCGAGGTGCAGGACAGAGTGATGCTCACCGGGAGACACATGGTGAGGGATGTCAGTTGCAAGAACTGCAACAGCAAGCTGGGTTGGATCTACGAGTTTGCCACTGAGGACAGTCAGCGGTACAAGGAGGGACGTGTCATCCTGGAGCGGGCACTGGTCAGGGAGAGTGAGGGCTTTGAGGAGCATGTCCCCTCAGACAACTCATGA
- the lclat1 gene encoding lysocardiolipin acyltransferase 1 isoform X1, producing MMAVSVRGLYFVVTLFLGSFFGSVFMLGPVLPLMLLSPAWYRWITDRIVATWLTLPVSLLELVFGVKVVITGDGFIPGERSVIIMNHRTRLDWMFLWCCLLRYSYLRLEKICLKAALKAVPGFGWAMQVACFIFIQRRWEEDRKHMENMLDYFCDIREPLQLLLFPEGTDLTENTRTKSDAFAAQNSLPKFEYVLHPRTTGFTFIVDRLRKGDNLDAVHDITVAYPKNIPQTERHLILGLFPREIHFHVRRYSVASLPTPSSDLEYWCRERWAEKEVRLREFYSGQPRAFDREGVARVPPCKTELRVTLIKAASLLYWSSFIALCFTGLWLWAPFRLYFLVMVGVYMAQQKLIGGLELLELSCHRYWKSMAASVGEKNKVMDGKMQ from the exons ATG ATGGCTGTGTCGGTGCGGGGCttgtactttgtggtgacacTGTTCTTGGGTAGTTTCTTTGGAAGTGTCTTCATGCTGGGACCAGTTTTGCCCCTTATGTTGCTGTCTCCTGCTTGGTACCGCTGGATCACTGATCGCATCGTTGCAACCTGGCTCACCCTGCCTGTG TCCTTGCTGGAGCTGGTATTTGGTGTGAAGGTGGTGATAACAGGCGATGGCTTCATCCCAGGGGAGCGAAGTGTGATCATCATGAACCACCGTACACGCCTGGACTGGATGTTTCTTTGGTGTTGTCTGCTCAGGTACAGCTACCTTCGTCTGGAGAAGATCTGCCTCAAGGCTGCCCTGAAGGCTGTGCCTGGCTTTG GCTGGGCAATGCAGGTGGCCTGCTTCATCTTTATTCAGCGTCGTtgggaggaggacaggaagcACATGGAGAACATGCTAGACTACTTCTGTGACATCAGAGAGCCCCTGCAGCTGCTACTGTTCCCAGAGGGCACAGACCTCACTG AAAATACAAGAACAAAAAGTGATGCGTTTGCTGCCCAGAACAGCCTGCCAAAATTTGAATATGTGCTGCATCCCCGCACCACTGGATTCACCTTCATTGTGGACAGACTACGCAAAG GAGACAACCTGGATGCTGTCCATGATATTACAGTGGCATACCCTAAGAACATCCCTCAGACAGAACGCCACCTCATCCTGGGGCTTTTTCCCCGTGAGATCCACTTCCACGTCCGCCGCTACTCAGTGGCCTCACTGCCCACCCCTTCCTCTGACTTGGAGTACTGGTGTCGAGAGCGCTGGGCTGAGAAAGAGGTCCGTCTGCGTGAGTTCTACTCAGGCCAGCCTCGGGCCTTTGATAGGGAAGGTGTTGCTCGTGTGCCACCTTGTAAGACGGAGCTGCGAGTGACTCTGATCAAAGCTGCTTCACTGCTGTACTGGAGCAGCTTCATTGCCCTGTGCTTCACTGGCCTCTGGTTATGGGCTCCTTTCAGGCTTTACTTCCTGGTCATGGTTGGAGTGTATATGGCCCAGCAGAAGCTGATTGGAGggctggagctgctggagtTGTCCTGCCATCGATACTGGAAGTCCATGGCTGCCAGTGTGGGTGAGAAGAATAAGGTGATGGATGGGAAGATGCAGTGA
- the lclat1 gene encoding lysocardiolipin acyltransferase 1 isoform X2 produces the protein MAVSVRGLYFVVTLFLGSFFGSVFMLGPVLPLMLLSPAWYRWITDRIVATWLTLPVSLLELVFGVKVVITGDGFIPGERSVIIMNHRTRLDWMFLWCCLLRYSYLRLEKICLKAALKAVPGFGWAMQVACFIFIQRRWEEDRKHMENMLDYFCDIREPLQLLLFPEGTDLTENTRTKSDAFAAQNSLPKFEYVLHPRTTGFTFIVDRLRKGDNLDAVHDITVAYPKNIPQTERHLILGLFPREIHFHVRRYSVASLPTPSSDLEYWCRERWAEKEVRLREFYSGQPRAFDREGVARVPPCKTELRVTLIKAASLLYWSSFIALCFTGLWLWAPFRLYFLVMVGVYMAQQKLIGGLELLELSCHRYWKSMAASVGEKNKVMDGKMQ, from the exons ATGGCTGTGTCGGTGCGGGGCttgtactttgtggtgacacTGTTCTTGGGTAGTTTCTTTGGAAGTGTCTTCATGCTGGGACCAGTTTTGCCCCTTATGTTGCTGTCTCCTGCTTGGTACCGCTGGATCACTGATCGCATCGTTGCAACCTGGCTCACCCTGCCTGTG TCCTTGCTGGAGCTGGTATTTGGTGTGAAGGTGGTGATAACAGGCGATGGCTTCATCCCAGGGGAGCGAAGTGTGATCATCATGAACCACCGTACACGCCTGGACTGGATGTTTCTTTGGTGTTGTCTGCTCAGGTACAGCTACCTTCGTCTGGAGAAGATCTGCCTCAAGGCTGCCCTGAAGGCTGTGCCTGGCTTTG GCTGGGCAATGCAGGTGGCCTGCTTCATCTTTATTCAGCGTCGTtgggaggaggacaggaagcACATGGAGAACATGCTAGACTACTTCTGTGACATCAGAGAGCCCCTGCAGCTGCTACTGTTCCCAGAGGGCACAGACCTCACTG AAAATACAAGAACAAAAAGTGATGCGTTTGCTGCCCAGAACAGCCTGCCAAAATTTGAATATGTGCTGCATCCCCGCACCACTGGATTCACCTTCATTGTGGACAGACTACGCAAAG GAGACAACCTGGATGCTGTCCATGATATTACAGTGGCATACCCTAAGAACATCCCTCAGACAGAACGCCACCTCATCCTGGGGCTTTTTCCCCGTGAGATCCACTTCCACGTCCGCCGCTACTCAGTGGCCTCACTGCCCACCCCTTCCTCTGACTTGGAGTACTGGTGTCGAGAGCGCTGGGCTGAGAAAGAGGTCCGTCTGCGTGAGTTCTACTCAGGCCAGCCTCGGGCCTTTGATAGGGAAGGTGTTGCTCGTGTGCCACCTTGTAAGACGGAGCTGCGAGTGACTCTGATCAAAGCTGCTTCACTGCTGTACTGGAGCAGCTTCATTGCCCTGTGCTTCACTGGCCTCTGGTTATGGGCTCCTTTCAGGCTTTACTTCCTGGTCATGGTTGGAGTGTATATGGCCCAGCAGAAGCTGATTGGAGggctggagctgctggagtTGTCCTGCCATCGATACTGGAAGTCCATGGCTGCCAGTGTGGGTGAGAAGAATAAGGTGATGGATGGGAAGATGCAGTGA
- the lclat1 gene encoding lysocardiolipin acyltransferase 1 isoform X3, translating to MNHRTRLDWMFLWCCLLRYSYLRLEKICLKAALKAVPGFGWAMQVACFIFIQRRWEEDRKHMENMLDYFCDIREPLQLLLFPEGTDLTENTRTKSDAFAAQNSLPKFEYVLHPRTTGFTFIVDRLRKGDNLDAVHDITVAYPKNIPQTERHLILGLFPREIHFHVRRYSVASLPTPSSDLEYWCRERWAEKEVRLREFYSGQPRAFDREGVARVPPCKTELRVTLIKAASLLYWSSFIALCFTGLWLWAPFRLYFLVMVGVYMAQQKLIGGLELLELSCHRYWKSMAASVGEKNKVMDGKMQ from the exons ATGAACCACCGTACACGCCTGGACTGGATGTTTCTTTGGTGTTGTCTGCTCAGGTACAGCTACCTTCGTCTGGAGAAGATCTGCCTCAAGGCTGCCCTGAAGGCTGTGCCTGGCTTTG GCTGGGCAATGCAGGTGGCCTGCTTCATCTTTATTCAGCGTCGTtgggaggaggacaggaagcACATGGAGAACATGCTAGACTACTTCTGTGACATCAGAGAGCCCCTGCAGCTGCTACTGTTCCCAGAGGGCACAGACCTCACTG AAAATACAAGAACAAAAAGTGATGCGTTTGCTGCCCAGAACAGCCTGCCAAAATTTGAATATGTGCTGCATCCCCGCACCACTGGATTCACCTTCATTGTGGACAGACTACGCAAAG GAGACAACCTGGATGCTGTCCATGATATTACAGTGGCATACCCTAAGAACATCCCTCAGACAGAACGCCACCTCATCCTGGGGCTTTTTCCCCGTGAGATCCACTTCCACGTCCGCCGCTACTCAGTGGCCTCACTGCCCACCCCTTCCTCTGACTTGGAGTACTGGTGTCGAGAGCGCTGGGCTGAGAAAGAGGTCCGTCTGCGTGAGTTCTACTCAGGCCAGCCTCGGGCCTTTGATAGGGAAGGTGTTGCTCGTGTGCCACCTTGTAAGACGGAGCTGCGAGTGACTCTGATCAAAGCTGCTTCACTGCTGTACTGGAGCAGCTTCATTGCCCTGTGCTTCACTGGCCTCTGGTTATGGGCTCCTTTCAGGCTTTACTTCCTGGTCATGGTTGGAGTGTATATGGCCCAGCAGAAGCTGATTGGAGggctggagctgctggagtTGTCCTGCCATCGATACTGGAAGTCCATGGCTGCCAGTGTGGGTGAGAAGAATAAGGTGATGGATGGGAAGATGCAGTGA